The following coding sequences are from one Pseudonocardia sp. HH130630-07 window:
- a CDS encoding rhodanese-like domain-containing protein — protein MSDQVPTVSVSDVPADAPMLDVRELDEWTAGHAPAARHLPMSELAGRTGEIPGDDPLYVVCRSGGRSARVVAYLAQQGFPAVNVAGGMQEWSASGRDVVTDDGSAPRIA, from the coding sequence ATGTCCGACCAGGTGCCCACCGTGAGCGTGTCCGACGTCCCCGCCGACGCCCCGATGCTGGACGTCCGGGAGCTCGACGAGTGGACCGCCGGGCACGCCCCGGCGGCCCGGCACCTGCCGATGTCGGAGCTCGCCGGCCGGACCGGGGAGATCCCCGGCGACGACCCGCTCTACGTCGTCTGCCGCTCCGGCGGCCGGTCCGCCCGGGTCGTGGCCTACCTGGCCCAGCAGGGCTTCCCGGCGGTGAACGTCGCGGGCGGCATGCAGGAGTGGTCGGCGTCGGGCCGCGACGTGGTCACCGACGACGGCAGCGCACCCCGGATCGCCTGA
- a CDS encoding sodium/solute symporter gives MTPTGIVSLIAIVIVAVTSAVIGSIAHRTRLTSDFLVASRSVPSRLNAGAISGEYLSAASFLGIAGLILMEGVDALWYAVGYTAGYLFLLLFVAAPLRRSGAYTVPDFADARLASPALRRACTVIVVVICWLYLLPQIQGAGLTLATVTGLPDWIGSAAAGAIVLATVALGGMRSVTFVQAFQYWFKLTALAVPVVIGLTVWLGDGHSFARDQPPSFREATTVEVTTPVTLDVRLPVEVTARGTVDGQRVDGPLRWAAGSVHTVAPGSELDFAAGEPVPVTSGSTAEDESWLRPFGGVGDHQVLATYSLIVATFLGTMGLPHVLGRFYTNSDGRAARRTAVLVLGMLGGFYILVTLMGVLSRIYTPQLLVTGRSDAAVLLLPTALLGSGVLGVLVGGLVAAGAWAAFLSTASGLLVSMASVVSTDMFGGKGRMSRKFPLATVLAGVPPTVVALAPTGLNFAEAVALVFAVAASTFCPLLVLGIWWRGLTSTGAIAGVVVGGLASAGAVIAALAGAAAFFPGGDGGAVGVLLYRPAIVSVPLAFLTAMVVSLLTRSRRPADADQVLLRLHAPERLGLMRDRLDDRT, from the coding sequence ATGACCCCCACCGGGATCGTCTCCCTGATCGCGATCGTGATCGTCGCCGTCACCTCGGCGGTGATCGGGTCGATCGCCCACCGCACCCGGTTGACCTCGGACTTCCTGGTCGCCTCCCGGTCGGTGCCGTCCCGGCTGAACGCCGGTGCGATCTCCGGCGAGTACCTGTCCGCCGCGTCGTTCCTCGGTATCGCCGGGCTGATCCTGATGGAGGGCGTCGACGCGCTCTGGTACGCGGTCGGGTACACCGCGGGCTACCTGTTCCTGCTGCTGTTCGTCGCGGCGCCGTTGCGCCGCTCCGGCGCCTACACCGTCCCGGACTTCGCCGACGCCCGATTGGCCTCCCCGGCGCTGCGCCGGGCGTGCACGGTGATCGTCGTCGTCATCTGCTGGCTCTACCTCCTGCCGCAGATCCAGGGCGCCGGGCTGACCCTGGCCACGGTCACCGGCCTGCCGGACTGGATCGGCTCCGCCGCGGCCGGGGCGATCGTGCTGGCCACGGTCGCGCTGGGCGGCATGCGGTCGGTGACGTTCGTGCAGGCGTTCCAGTACTGGTTCAAGCTGACGGCGCTGGCCGTCCCGGTCGTCATCGGGCTGACGGTGTGGTTGGGCGACGGCCACTCCTTCGCCCGGGACCAGCCGCCGTCGTTCCGCGAGGCGACGACGGTCGAGGTGACGACCCCGGTCACCCTCGACGTGCGGCTCCCGGTCGAGGTGACGGCCCGCGGCACGGTCGACGGCCAGCGGGTCGACGGCCCGCTCCGGTGGGCGGCGGGATCGGTGCACACCGTCGCGCCCGGCTCCGAGCTGGACTTCGCCGCCGGTGAGCCGGTGCCGGTGACCAGCGGCTCGACCGCGGAGGACGAGAGCTGGCTGCGGCCCTTCGGCGGTGTCGGGGACCACCAGGTGCTGGCGACGTACTCGCTGATCGTGGCGACGTTCCTCGGGACGATGGGCCTGCCGCACGTGCTCGGCCGCTTCTACACCAACTCCGACGGACGGGCGGCCCGGCGGACCGCCGTCCTCGTGCTCGGGATGCTCGGCGGCTTCTACATCCTGGTGACGCTGATGGGGGTGCTGTCCCGGATCTACACCCCGCAGCTGTTGGTGACCGGGCGCAGCGACGCCGCCGTCCTGCTGCTGCCGACCGCGCTGCTGGGCAGCGGTGTGCTCGGTGTGCTGGTGGGCGGCCTGGTCGCCGCCGGGGCGTGGGCGGCGTTCCTGTCCACGGCGTCCGGGCTGCTGGTGAGCATGGCGAGCGTGGTCTCGACCGACATGTTCGGCGGCAAGGGGCGGATGAGCCGGAAGTTCCCGCTGGCCACGGTGCTGGCCGGGGTGCCGCCGACGGTCGTCGCGCTGGCCCCGACCGGGCTGAACTTCGCCGAGGCCGTCGCGCTGGTGTTCGCGGTGGCGGCCTCGACGTTCTGCCCGCTGCTCGTGCTCGGGATCTGGTGGCGCGGGCTGACCTCGACCGGAGCGATCGCGGGCGTCGTCGTGGGCGGTCTGGCCTCGGCCGGTGCGGTGATCGCGGCGCTCGCCGGGGCGGCGGCGTTCTTCCCCGGCGGCGACGGCGGTGCGGTCGGCGTCCTGCTCTACCGGCCGGCGATCGTCAGCGTGCCGCTGGCCTTCCTCACGGCGATGGTGGTCTCCCTGCTCACCCGTTCGCGGCGACCGGCTGATGCCGACCAGGTGCTGCTTCGGCTGCATGCCCCCGAACGGCTGGGCCTGATGCGCGATCGGCTGGACGATCGCACCTGA
- a CDS encoding DUF485 domain-containing protein — translation MSTPAERSAGTIYQQVQASPEFRAFRGRLRRYVFPMTVIFLAWYLAYVGLASYAPEFMSIRVTGTITVGLLVGLGQFVSTFVITTLYVKFAEREIDGPAAELRARVEQSREVRA, via the coding sequence ATGAGCACCCCCGCTGAGCGCTCGGCCGGCACCATCTACCAGCAGGTCCAGGCCAGTCCCGAGTTCAGGGCGTTCCGTGGCCGGCTCCGCCGCTACGTGTTCCCGATGACGGTGATCTTCCTCGCCTGGTACCTCGCCTACGTCGGCCTCGCCAGCTACGCCCCCGAGTTCATGTCCATCCGGGTCACCGGGACGATCACCGTCGGCCTGCTGGTCGGCCTCGGGCAGTTCGTCAGCACGTTCGTCATCACGACGCTGTACGTGAAGTTCGCCGAGCGCGAGATCGACGGCCCGGCCGCCGAGCTGCGCGCCCGCGTCGAGCAGAGCCGGGAGGTGCGCGCATGA